GCCGACGTGGACCGCCTCCGGACCGATCCCGACTACATCGAGCAGATCGCCCGCGACAAGCTCGGGCTGGTCAAGCCCGGCGACCGCGTGCTCAAGCTGCCGCCGGCCTCCGGAAGCCGCTAGACCACCGGGGTCCCATGGACGCGCTCCTGCCCATCCTGTTCGTCGCCGCCCTCGTCTTGAACGTCCGCGCGTCCTTCAAGCTGGGCCTCGACTGGCGCGGCATGCTGACGACCGTGCGCTTCGTCCGCGACGCCTACGCGCGCCGTTCCGCGCTGCCGACCGAGGAGGCGCTCGAGCACGACCCCCAGGCGCCCATCTTCCTCCACCTCGTCCCGGCCTTCCAGGAGCCCGACATCGCGGGCACGGTCAAGGCCCTGTGCGCCTCGCGCTACCCGCACCCGGGCCTCCATGTCGTCGTCGTGACCAAGGAGGACGAGGAGCGCGCGCCGCATCCGGCCATGGGCGTGAGCACGGGCGAGCTGGTGCGCCGGCTCCGCGAGACTCTGCAGCCCTATCAGCAGAAGCGCCTCGCGCATCTCATCATGCCGGGCCCCGGCCGCAAGGCGCAGCAGCTCAACTGGGCGCTCCGCCCCGAGGCCCTCCGCGAGATCCTGGGCGACTCCTTCGACCCGTCGCGCGTCTTCGTCGGCGTGAGCGACGCCGACTCGGTCCCCGACCCGGACACGTACCGATGGATCGCGGAGCGCGAGCTCGGGGGGCAGGGGAGTCTCGCGTACCAGGGCATCACGCTGTCGCTCGCCAACTACGACCGGCTCGACATCCGCGGAAAGATCTGCGCCATCCAGCAGTCGTCCATCTTCATCCGCGTCTCGATCGCGCGGCTCATCAACGAGGTCGAGCGGGTGCGGCTGTTCGACGGCTTCCGCGCGAGGTTCCCGCGGCTCGGGCGCCTCGCGCGCCCTGCCTTCGAGCTGTGCTTCCGCCGCTCCCAGATCTGTCTCGGCCACAACCAGTTCGTGCGCCTGGACGTCATGGAGTCCCTGGGCGGCTTCCCGACCTCGGGCGCCACGGAGGACTCCACGCTCGGCTACG
The sequence above is drawn from the Candidatus Methylomirabilota bacterium genome and encodes:
- a CDS encoding glycosyltransferase, coding for MDALLPILFVAALVLNVRASFKLGLDWRGMLTTVRFVRDAYARRSALPTEEALEHDPQAPIFLHLVPAFQEPDIAGTVKALCASRYPHPGLHVVVVTKEDEERAPHPAMGVSTGELVRRLRETLQPYQQKRLAHLIMPGPGRKAQQLNWALRPEALREILGDSFDPSRVFVGVSDADSVPDPDTYRWIAERELGGQGSLAYQGITLSLANYDRLDIRGKICAIQQSSIFIRVSIARLINEVERVRLFDGFRARFPRLGRLARPAFELCFRRSQICLGHNQFVRLDVMESLGGFPTSGATEDSTLGYALGARGILIQATPMVELTDLPETPDKMVRQNARWYLGVLDDIPFLRRVFRERPTAFNLAQLVRHVGNKVVEWPIAALVYPATGYLGWWLAYMYRGRHPWLFYLATGAPTLSLILTVWVGGIVTQNLVEELRPYLPREVDLRRKSLKEKFLGTFRCQTYWLLATRGAWRVLWSIARTGRYEPGKTDRVTHAGGA